From a single Blastocatellia bacterium genomic region:
- a CDS encoding creatininase family protein, whose product MKPLMKLLVTFVMLAGGAMAQDIPARWDELTASDWPKALEKSAYTCILPIGILEKHGPHAPMGSDLIQVREYAARVTRSEYAVVFPDYFYGQIYEARHQPGTFALPSHLVWEMLDATCEEIARNGFKKILIVNGHGGNPQLLRFFVQSQLERRRDYVVYFYDPGAEPDLAETVSKLRKSDPATDMHAGERETSTLLYLRPDLVKMDHATDESGENQKRLALPDLYTAIWWYAAFPNHYAGEGAKASRELGQAMVEYRIASLARALRTVKADTRTPEIQKEFFDRVKR is encoded by the coding sequence ATGAAACCGCTGATGAAGCTGCTTGTGACTTTTGTGATGCTTGCCGGCGGCGCGATGGCGCAGGACATCCCCGCGCGCTGGGACGAGCTGACGGCCAGCGACTGGCCTAAAGCCTTAGAGAAATCGGCCTATACCTGCATTCTGCCCATCGGCATTTTAGAGAAACACGGCCCGCACGCGCCGATGGGCTCTGACCTGATACAGGTTCGCGAATACGCGGCGCGCGTCACCAGAAGCGAATACGCTGTCGTCTTCCCGGATTACTTCTACGGGCAGATTTATGAGGCGCGGCACCAGCCGGGGACCTTCGCCCTGCCAAGCCATCTGGTGTGGGAAATGCTCGACGCGACCTGCGAAGAGATCGCCCGCAATGGCTTCAAGAAAATCCTGATCGTCAACGGCCACGGCGGCAATCCGCAACTGCTGCGCTTCTTCGTGCAGTCGCAGCTTGAACGGCGGCGCGATTACGTCGTCTACTTTTATGATCCCGGCGCGGAGCCTGACCTGGCGGAAACGGTCAGCAAGCTGCGCAAGTCAGACCCGGCGACCGACATGCACGCAGGCGAGCGCGAGACCTCGACGCTGCTCTACCTGCGCCCTGATCTGGTGAAGATGGATCATGCCACAGACGAGTCGGGCGAGAACCAGAAGCGGCTGGCGTTGCCCGACCTCTACACGGCCATCTGGTGGTACGCGGCGTTCCCGAATCATTATGCCGGCGAAGGCGCCAAGGCGAGCCGCGAGCTGGGTCAGGCGATGGTCGAATACCGCATCGCGTCACTGGCGCGCGCCCTGCGCACGGTGAAGGCCGACACCCGGACGCCGGAGATTCAGAAGGAGTTTTTTGACCGTGTGAAGAGATGA
- a CDS encoding type III pantothenate kinase — MLLVLDVGNTNTTLGLYEGRELKHHWRLTSERQRTVDEYGIMCRTLLDLAGLDSSAVTAMAVSSVVPMLDFTLHKMAQVYFKLEPLFITTLNAGMPVLYDDPREVGADRVVNAVAAFEKYGGPCLIVDFGTATTFDAVSAAGEYLGGIIYPGIQISADALFQRAARLRNTDIRRPDKLIGTTPAQSIQSGLYYGNIALVDGVLERMMAELGEGTRVIATGGLAPLISRGSRLIEAVEANITLEGICIVYERNRP; from the coding sequence ATGCTGCTGGTCCTCGACGTCGGCAACACCAATACGACGCTCGGCCTTTACGAAGGCCGCGAGCTGAAACATCACTGGCGCTTGACCAGCGAGCGCCAGCGCACCGTAGACGAGTACGGCATCATGTGCCGCACACTGCTCGACCTGGCCGGGCTCGACTCGTCAGCGGTGACGGCGATGGCGGTCTCGTCGGTCGTGCCGATGCTCGATTTCACACTGCACAAGATGGCGCAGGTCTACTTCAAGCTAGAGCCGTTGTTTATCACGACGCTCAACGCCGGCATGCCTGTGTTGTATGACGATCCGCGCGAAGTCGGCGCCGACCGCGTCGTCAACGCGGTGGCGGCCTTCGAGAAGTACGGCGGCCCGTGCCTCATCGTAGACTTCGGCACGGCGACGACCTTTGACGCGGTTTCAGCGGCGGGCGAATACCTGGGCGGCATCATCTATCCCGGCATACAGATTTCCGCCGACGCGCTCTTTCAGCGGGCGGCGCGGCTGCGCAACACAGACATTCGCCGCCCCGATAAGTTGATCGGCACAACCCCCGCGCAGAGCATTCAATCGGGATTGTATTATGGCAACATCGCCCTCGTAGACGGCGTGCTTGAGCGCATGATGGCTGAGCTGGGCGAAGGCACGCGGGTCATTGCCACGGGCGGGCTTGCGCCGCTCATCAGCCGCGGCTCGCGATTGATCGAAGCGGTCGAAGCCAACATCACGCTTGAAGGCATCTGTATCGTCTATGAGCGCAATCGCCCATAA
- a CDS encoding biotin--[acetyl-CoA-carboxylase] ligase, giving the protein MSRLGGAILRFDSLASTNDLARELAAQGAPEGVSILAREQTRGRGRQGRGWVSPMGQGLYLSVILRPPLAPAAATILTLAAAVAVAETLSVDYALAVDIKWPNDIHARGKKICGILVETSIEKGQLDYAVLGIGVNLGQREFPGELQSVATSLAIESGQPVTPDEFAAPLLARLEAWYRIALGQPSAIIVRWQALSSYANGCAVRVENGDRVVEGITRGLSPAGALIVEMASGARREIVAGEIRLRKT; this is encoded by the coding sequence ATGTCCCGTCTTGGCGGCGCGATTCTGCGATTCGATTCACTCGCTTCGACCAACGATCTGGCGCGCGAGCTGGCCGCGCAAGGCGCCCCGGAAGGCGTCAGCATTCTGGCGCGCGAACAGACGCGCGGGCGCGGGCGGCAAGGGCGCGGCTGGGTTTCGCCCATGGGGCAGGGGCTTTACCTCTCGGTCATCCTGCGCCCGCCATTAGCGCCGGCCGCGGCGACAATCCTGACGCTGGCGGCTGCCGTCGCCGTCGCCGAAACGCTCTCTGTGGATTACGCCCTCGCGGTTGACATCAAGTGGCCCAACGACATTCACGCGCGCGGCAAGAAAATCTGTGGCATCCTCGTTGAAACCTCTATCGAGAAAGGTCAGCTCGATTACGCCGTGCTGGGTATTGGCGTCAATCTTGGCCAGCGCGAATTTCCCGGCGAATTACAAAGCGTGGCGACATCACTGGCTATCGAAAGCGGCCAGCCGGTGACGCCCGACGAGTTCGCCGCGCCCTTGCTTGCGCGGCTCGAAGCCTGGTATCGCATCGCCCTCGGCCAGCCGTCCGCGATCATCGTCCGCTGGCAGGCGCTGTCATCTTATGCCAACGGCTGCGCGGTTCGCGTCGAAAACGGCGACCGCGTCGTTGAAGGCATTACGCGCGGGCTGTCGCCTGCCGGCGCGCTCATCGTCGAGATGGCAAGCGGCGCGCGCCGCGAGATCGTCGCCGGCGAGATTCGCCTGAGAAAGACTTGA
- the nadC gene encoding carboxylating nicotinate-nucleotide diphosphorylase: MDLDIGMIYALAGDLLKEDMGRGDITTAATVRGGQAARGRFLAKQDFTLCGLEIAEAVFSSLDAQIQIESRAFDGDAIGAGSEFARIEGPADVLLIGERTALNLLQRLSGVATLTRRFVDAIDGTGAKIIDTRKTTPGLRALEKYAVTVGGGFNHRFGLDDGVLIKDNHIALAGGVRRAIELARGSVPHLMRVEVEVANEAQLREALKAGADVIMLDNMATAEMRAAVQLIREQAPGVLIEASGGVNLGTVRGIAECGVDLISVGAITHSATAVDISLKIAPL; this comes from the coding sequence ATGGACCTCGACATTGGAATGATCTACGCCCTGGCCGGCGACCTGTTGAAAGAAGACATGGGGCGCGGCGACATCACGACGGCGGCGACGGTGCGCGGCGGTCAGGCGGCGCGTGGCCGCTTCCTTGCCAAGCAGGACTTCACCCTCTGCGGACTTGAGATCGCCGAAGCGGTCTTTTCGTCGCTCGACGCGCAGATACAGATCGAGTCGCGGGCCTTTGACGGCGACGCCATCGGCGCGGGCAGCGAGTTTGCGCGCATCGAAGGACCCGCCGATGTCCTGTTGATCGGCGAGCGCACGGCGTTGAACCTGTTGCAGAGACTGTCGGGCGTGGCGACGCTGACCAGACGTTTCGTTGATGCCATAGACGGTACCGGCGCGAAGATCATTGATACGCGCAAGACGACGCCCGGCTTGCGGGCGCTCGAAAAGTACGCGGTGACGGTCGGCGGCGGCTTCAATCACCGCTTCGGGCTGGATGACGGCGTGCTGATCAAAGACAATCACATCGCCCTGGCCGGCGGCGTGCGCCGCGCCATCGAGCTGGCGCGCGGCAGCGTGCCGCACCTGATGCGCGTCGAAGTCGAGGTCGCCAACGAAGCGCAACTCCGCGAAGCTTTGAAGGCTGGCGCCGATGTCATCATGCTCGACAACATGGCGACCGCCGAGATGCGCGCGGCGGTGCAGTTAATCCGCGAACAGGCCCCCGGCGTGTTGATCGAGGCGTCGGGCGGCGTCAACCTGGGAACCGTGCGTGGCATTGCCGAGTGCGGCGTTGATCTGATCTCGGTCGGCGCCATCACCCACTCGGCCACCGCGGTTGATATCAGCCTGAAGATCGCGCCCCTCTGA
- a CDS encoding valine--tRNA ligase, producing MTEIAKAYEPHSVEGRWYPFWGERGYFKPQGDGPIYCITIPPPNVTGSLHIGHALCYTIHDVLLRWKRMQGHRVLCVPGTDHAGIATQNVVEKELRKQGLSRHDIGREKFVERVWEWVSEYGGRILFQLRGLGCSFEWERTRFTMDEGYVNAVMECFVRWWEAGLIYRGKRVINWCPRCATAISDIEVEHEDRAGKLYHLRYPFKDGSGHVVVATTRPETMLGDTAVAVNPGDERYKDKVGKTLVLPLVGREIPLIADYYAKAEFGSGAVKVTPAHDLNDYEAGQRNDLEMVVVIDEQGRMSETAGAYAGLDRFAARDRVMQDLEAAGLVEKVEDYTVPTALCARCHTVIEPLLSEQWFVKMKDLARPAIDVVKEGKVQFVPDRFGRTYLDWMENIRDWTISRQLWWGHRIPVWHTEDGEYIVARSEAEARAKAAGRPITQDEDVLDTWFSSQLWPHAVLGWPEQTEDLKTYYPTSVLITSREIIYLWVARMIMTGLDFIGELPFHDVYIYATVLDEQGRRMSKSLGTGVDPLEVTALYGTDALRFALLIRTAKGQDIRFAQIRDNRQPQVEEARNFANKIWNATRFVLMNLGDGAQVEARWEPSDALADRWILAELNATIQQVTAALADYRLNEAAQTLYHFFWDEFCDWYIEFSKTRFAAKEETAEVRAARNRIVYVLETSLRLLHPLMPFITEELWQRLPHQGDSIMVAAWPEADPGREDRQAREQMETIIALITKVRNIRSVMNIPVSAWLTVHVATADERVKALVTANAEQFKRLARVEAIHISNGLPALEDAARDIVAGMEIAVPFGDLIDKPKERERISKEISRKENEVKGMQARLGNPSFVDRAPRDVVEQTRARHDELMGEISKLQATLKALGE from the coding sequence ATGACTGAGATTGCGAAAGCTTACGAGCCGCACAGCGTCGAAGGCCGCTGGTACCCCTTCTGGGGCGAGCGGGGCTATTTCAAGCCGCAGGGCGACGGCCCCATCTATTGCATCACGATCCCGCCGCCGAACGTCACAGGGTCGCTGCACATCGGCCACGCGCTCTGCTACACCATCCACGATGTGCTGCTGCGCTGGAAGCGCATGCAGGGGCATCGCGTGCTCTGCGTGCCGGGCACCGATCACGCGGGCATCGCCACGCAGAACGTCGTCGAAAAGGAACTGCGCAAACAGGGATTGTCGCGCCACGACATCGGGCGCGAAAAATTCGTCGAGCGCGTCTGGGAGTGGGTCAGCGAATACGGCGGGCGGATTCTCTTTCAGTTGCGCGGCCTGGGCTGCTCCTTCGAATGGGAGCGTACGCGCTTCACGATGGACGAAGGCTACGTCAACGCGGTGATGGAATGCTTCGTGCGCTGGTGGGAAGCCGGGCTGATCTATCGCGGCAAGCGCGTCATCAACTGGTGCCCGCGCTGCGCGACGGCGATCTCTGACATCGAGGTCGAGCACGAAGACCGCGCCGGCAAGCTCTACCATCTGCGCTATCCGTTCAAAGACGGGTCGGGCCATGTCGTGGTGGCGACGACGCGCCCGGAAACCATGCTCGGCGACACCGCCGTCGCCGTCAATCCAGGTGATGAGCGTTACAAAGACAAAGTCGGCAAGACGCTCGTGCTGCCGCTCGTGGGCCGCGAGATTCCGCTGATCGCCGATTATTATGCCAAGGCCGAATTCGGCAGCGGCGCGGTCAAGGTGACGCCGGCGCACGACCTGAACGATTACGAAGCCGGGCAGCGCAATGACCTGGAGATGGTCGTCGTCATCGATGAGCAGGGAAGGATGAGCGAGACCGCCGGGGCTTATGCCGGGTTGGATCGCTTTGCGGCGCGCGACCGCGTTATGCAAGACCTCGAAGCAGCGGGCCTGGTCGAGAAGGTCGAAGATTACACGGTGCCGACGGCGCTCTGCGCCCGCTGCCACACGGTGATCGAGCCGCTGCTTTCCGAGCAGTGGTTCGTGAAGATGAAAGACCTGGCCCGTCCGGCGATTGACGTAGTGAAGGAAGGCAAGGTGCAGTTTGTGCCGGATCGTTTCGGGCGCACCTACCTCGACTGGATGGAGAACATTCGCGACTGGACGATCTCGCGGCAGCTGTGGTGGGGCCACCGCATTCCCGTATGGCACACCGAAGACGGCGAGTACATCGTCGCGCGCTCGGAGGCCGAGGCGCGGGCGAAAGCCGCCGGCCGCCCGATCACGCAAGACGAAGACGTGCTCGATACGTGGTTTTCGTCACAACTCTGGCCGCACGCCGTCCTGGGCTGGCCTGAGCAGACCGAAGACTTGAAGACTTACTATCCGACTTCGGTGCTGATCACGTCGCGCGAAATCATTTATCTGTGGGTGGCGCGCATGATCATGACCGGCCTGGATTTTATCGGCGAGCTCCCTTTCCACGATGTTTACATCTATGCGACGGTGCTGGACGAACAGGGCAGGCGAATGAGCAAATCGCTCGGCACCGGCGTTGACCCGCTCGAAGTGACGGCGCTCTACGGCACCGATGCGCTGCGCTTCGCGCTGTTGATTCGCACGGCGAAAGGCCAGGACATTCGCTTCGCGCAAATCCGCGACAACCGCCAGCCGCAGGTCGAAGAGGCGCGCAACTTCGCCAATAAAATCTGGAACGCGACGCGCTTCGTGCTGATGAATCTTGGCGACGGCGCACAGGTCGAAGCGCGCTGGGAGCCGTCCGACGCGCTCGCCGACCGCTGGATACTGGCGGAGCTGAACGCCACGATTCAACAGGTGACCGCGGCGCTCGCCGATTATCGCCTGAACGAAGCAGCGCAGACGCTCTACCATTTCTTCTGGGACGAGTTTTGTGACTGGTACATCGAGTTTTCAAAGACGCGGTTCGCCGCCAAAGAAGAGACCGCCGAAGTGCGCGCGGCGCGCAACCGCATCGTCTACGTGCTGGAAACCAGCCTGCGCTTGCTGCACCCGCTGATGCCGTTCATCACTGAAGAACTCTGGCAGCGCCTGCCGCATCAGGGCGACTCGATCATGGTCGCCGCGTGGCCTGAAGCCGACCCGGGCCGCGAAGACCGCCAGGCGCGCGAGCAGATGGAAACGATCATCGCGCTGATCACCAAGGTGCGCAACATTCGCTCGGTCATGAACATCCCGGTCTCGGCCTGGCTCACGGTTCATGTCGCCACCGCGGACGAGCGGGTTAAGGCGCTGGTCACCGCCAACGCCGAACAGTTCAAGCGACTGGCGCGCGTCGAAGCGATCCACATCAGCAACGGCTTGCCGGCGCTTGAGGACGCCGCGCGTGACATTGTCGCCGGCATGGAGATCGCCGTGCCGTTCGGCGACTTGATCGATAAGCCGAAAGAGCGCGAGCGCATCAGCAAAGAGATCAGCCGCAAGGAAAACGAAGTGAAGGGGATGCAAGCGCGGCTCGGCAACCCTTCGTTCGTAGACCGCGCGCCGCGCGATGTCGTCGAGCAGACGCGCGCCCGTCATGACGAATTGATGGGCGAGATCAGTAAGCTGCAAGCGACCTTGAAGGCGCTCGGCGAGTAG